AAGATCAACCCTGCTGCCCCACTTGACAAAGTTTGTATTCTCAGTTGTGGAATATGCACAGGTTTTGGTGCTACTGTCAATGTTGCAAAACCAAAACCTGGTTCTTCTGTTGCCATCTTTGGACTTGGAGCTGTTGGCCTTGCTGTATGTTACCTTGCCTTTTGCTTTTGTGTGTGCATGTGTTATACTTATACTTTTTATAGCAACTCATAGAGGCTAATATTGACAAAAAATTTAGGCTGCTGAAGGGGCAAGGGTTTCTGGTGCATCAAGAATCATTGGGGTTGATTTAGTTTCCAGCCGATTTGAAGGAGGTAaaatgttttcttcttcttcttccatacAAAATGCTTGAAGATTCAGCTCAACATAAATGAAGTGGATATTCAATTCTTGATTGTATTTCTGGTTTTATTCTTGTTGGCAGCCAAGAAGTTTGGAGTCAATGAGTTCGTGAACCCAAAAGATCACGACAAACCTGTACAAGAGGTTAATTCATTGAAAATTTCATATTATGTTATATTTACGTTGACTTAAAGCTATGCTTTTCCAACTTATACTTTCACATTCTGATGCTATGAATTAAAAATGTGAATGCTGGTGTGCAGGTAATTGCTGAAATGACCAATGGAGGTGTGGATCGTGCTGTTGAATGCACTGGCAGCATCCAGGCCATGATCTCTGCATTTGAATGTGTCCATGATGTATGCGAAAGCAGAACTCTTTTATTCTATGTTGCTGAAGAGTTCCTATAAACCAAGGCCTAATCTTGattcatttcttcttctttttcacaGGGTTGGGGTGTTGCTGTACTTGTTGGAGTGCCAAACAAAGATGATGCATTCAAAACTCATCCTGTGAATTTCTTGAATGAGAGGACTCTTAAGGGCACCTTCTATGGCAACTACAAACCCCGCACTGATCTTCCTAATGTTGTAGAGATGTACATGAGAGGGGTAATTAAGCTTATAAAATGATTTTCCTAAAGTCATTCAAGTAGAACTAGTACAATTTTGTTGCTAAGCATCTTATGGTGATACTTTTGCAGGAACTTGAACTGGAGAAATTCATCACCCACACAGTTTCGTTCTCTGAGATTAACAAAGCTTTTGATTACATGCTGAAAGGAGAGTCCATCAGATGCATCATCCGCATGGAGGAGTAAAACCCAAAAACAATGATGTGTGAGTCCCTATTTGGGGACTGAGTTCTGTTTCTGGTTGTGAAAGAAAAAAGGCATATATAAATAATCCCTTAGGAGGATTATGAAATTTGTGATGTTTGAATGTATAGAATGGCAGGGCCTTTGCTTCTGGGCTTGTCTAATACAGAATAAATAAAATGTGGCTTTTTTTAATTTGCTGCTGTTCtagttaataatttattttcatcaTTCTAAAGTTAAAACGTTGTCTGAGGTTAATAATCTAAAGTTAAACGGAGAGCTTCTTTTTGACTATTTGTAAGGTTAATAATCTAAGAACTGGTGCTGTCTTTGATATTTAGGAGTCTAGGAGCTTGTGTGAAAGTTTGTAAATTGCATTTGAAGATGTTTATAAGGGTGAAGTCTGGATAGCTTTATGCAACAAGATGGGGAATATTTTAAGATGCAATTAGATTAAATGTATACTTCAATCATCCAAGGATTGGCACAGGAACATTACAGTTCTAGTATCTTTGTTTAGCATAAACATTGGTTCCACAGATGAATTCTCAAGTTAAAAGGGATCAGTGCTTATAATGTTTACAGTTGAATTTGAAAACAACATCAATTAATACAAAGACTAAATGTAGCTATATGTTACCAGCTTTGATGTTAATTTGCTCCATCTTTTGGTAGCAAATATGAGAAGAGAATTTCGTTCCACATATCAGGAACACCAGGTAGACACCAATGACTGCAATCTGGCACAGATGGCTTGTCACTCCATGTACCCACATGTCCATCACTCCTATATGCTCCCATGGGTGTAACATGCAGAACTGTCACAGGAACAGTCATTTTTTTTCACAACTCTGTTGATCATGTCTGAAATTGGACTCTTGTCCCTGCCATTTGTTCTCTTCCAAGGCCTTCGGGCCACCTTGCAAGCGTGGCGGTTCTGTCCACTGCCACAAAGATAAGCAtattaatagcatgtttgacTAACTTCTCTTTCcacagaatcaattttgaaatcCAAAAGCTATTCACATAAGTTTCTCACTAGAATTGATTCTTAATTGCagaaagatttccaaacatgctataagccTTAACTCTTATAGTTCACACTTTGCGCCTACCATTAAGTTTGATGGCCCTTGTGTTGCCAAGAGAATAGAGAAATAAACCCTTAATTTGGTTATGTTTAGTCATTGTCTCATCTATAAACTTGCAAAACAAATAGATAAAAATGGTGTTAAAACTTACCTCCAGTGAGATGATTCAAAGGTACGGAAGAATACTCTTGTCCTGTTTGTGTTAATTGTATTCTCTACCCAAGAGGCCCAGGTGAGTAAAGCTGTGTTGAAAGCAGAATTAATTGGCATTCCAAGCTTCAGTGAGTTACCAACCAGAAAGTACCAGCCCCTGGCTGAAGAGCATGTTAGTAGCAATAGTAGACATTCTTCAAGAAAAGTTTAGGCTAGTCATGTAGGGAAAACTAACACATATATTAGTTATACATGAATATCCAAACATTTTCACGTCTGGCTAACTCCGTGGatgtttggatacacggtgCAAAATCAACGTTAAGCCAAAATCATGGTGGAACGCCACAAAAACTAAGGACTCACAGTTTCTTCCACAAACAAATACAAATTCATTACCAGCTCACTCATCAAATCATATTCTCAGTTCATCTTAATTTGTGAAAGCTAGCTATGTCGAGCACAGATGGTCAGGTCATCAAATGCAGAGGTCAGTGACACAATCATCATCCACTCTAATCTTTCCTTCTGTTCTGTTTtgatctatctatctatctgcTACCTGCTCTATTTCTAGTTTACTTATTTTACTTTATAGGCATTGATTTTTCGGGTTTACACTAAAACTAACTATTATCATCATTCATCAATATCTAATCTTCTAACTAATCTAATTTCTGGATGGGACATATTCTTCACACTTTTTATGGCTAATTAAACTCCATTTAGCTTCAAATGTTGAACAAAGTTTTGATCTATTTAGCTGATTTTTCTTCTGTATCCAGAAAATTTTAATTCCCTTTTTTCTGATCCTTCTGAGTAAATAAAGAAAATTGTAAATTCTGTTAGTTAACTGTTTCTGATCCTTAAATAGATTGTTTGCTTAGTGTATTGTACTGTATTGTATTgtaattttaagttttttgtaattttacttGTTTTAATAATGACTATCCCTATATCTCGTCTTTATTACTtgtaagaaaaaattaattaagaatataaaattaaaaaataaaattcaaataaattattaaactagaaagaaaaaaagttaactcttaattattttaatttaatttcaatcgataattgttattaatatataatcacaaaacaaaaacataaaagaaaataagaatataaaataaaagtggtggggtagggtgttgaatttaTTAAACAAGACAATTGTAGTGAGTAAAAGTTGAATGTGTGTTGAATTGAATTATTAGATggaggagaaagaagatgatgtagagtgtaaaaagtgaaaaacgaGGGTGTTGAAAAACAAAACCATTGTACAAAGTCCAATGGCTCGTTTGGTACactgtattaggcatgatagtataagcttatacaatatattatggacttatccattgtttggtggtCAGTggtcacattgtattgtataaacttatacatcaatctcctcttatacaCCAAAATGATGGATCATTTAATTCATCCTATAaatgatggataagacatgattaGAGTGCAATGTATAAgctacttgaatatatttaatcaccctccaccaccaccgcctccaccactaccaccaccaccatcactaccGCCAcaaccgtcgccgccaccaccaccaccaccgctgctgccaccacaaccaccctccaccaccaccaccctccacctccaccactaccaccaccactgccgccaccaccaccatcgtcgccaccaccacgctCTACCTCCACcacaccgcctccaccactaccgccgccgccaccaccatcatcaccattgtcgccgccaccacaaccaccttccacaaccactaccaccaccactgcctccacttccatcaccgtcgccaccaccaccaccacgctctagtcatcgttatcgccactactaccactaccactgtcgccaccaccaccctcccccatcaccgccaccactaccgccaccaccaccaccactgtcgccaccGCCACCATGCTCCACCACTGTCACCATCGTTGATACCTTCTTGCCACCACTACCGCCGGCCCGCCGCCCCCACCCTCCGGCACGACCGCCACCAAGACCAccttccaccaccactgtcaccaccactgGCGCCATCGCCACGactaccaccaccgccgccgccaccaccatccaccactactgccaccatcatcaccttaCACCACGATTGTCgccaccaaattatacagtgtatgatcaaacgctgtatagtattaaaaatttattaggcctaatacaatcaggacttatactatcagaccttatactatacaacgtaCCAAACGGACCCTAAGAGATAAAAGAGGTGTTGAAAAATAAAACCATTAAACCAAACATGCACCACAACCACAGTTAGATCACGACAacaatctaaaaaaaaaaaatcctgaaAAAAgttctaaaattattttttaaatgaagCAAAAGTGtttttactccctccgttccagaaaatttgttgttttacaccatttttcaatatcccaaaatgtttgtt
This is a stretch of genomic DNA from Lotus japonicus ecotype B-129 chromosome 1, LjGifu_v1.2. It encodes these proteins:
- the LOC130740640 gene encoding alcohol dehydrogenase 1-like, whose translation is MSTTAGQVIKCRAAVSWEAGKPLVIEEVEVAPPQAGEVRLKILYTSLCHTDVYFWEAKGQTPLFPRIFGHEAGGIVESVGEGVTHLKPGDHALPVFTGECGECPHCKSEESNMCDLLRINTDRGVMISDNQSRFSIKGKPIYHFVGTSTFSEYTVLHAGCVAKINPAAPLDKVCILSCGICTGFGATVNVAKPKPGSSVAIFGLGAVGLAAAEGARVSGASRIIGVDLVSSRFEGAKKFGVNEFVNPKDHDKPVQEVIAEMTNGGVDRAVECTGSIQAMISAFECVHDGWGVAVLVGVPNKDDAFKTHPVNFLNERTLKGTFYGNYKPRTDLPNVVEMYMRGELELEKFITHTVSFSEINKAFDYMLKGESIRCIIRMEE